ACATAATTTATAAGctgtgtaatttaaaaataaaaatattcacgcGGTTgctgaaagaaaaaatcagtcgaaaaaaaaatagtcccCAGTAATTTTTGGTTCCCATTATTACTCAATTATCTAGCCGAGCAAGTAGACATATATACAATgaattaatcataataattaattaatgataatgtaATTACgtacaaaaaacaaattaatgataataaaattaaatctatgATTGTCCATTGACATTATTGACATTATTAACGTTGTTGACGTTATTGACATTGTTTACATTATTTTGCGTTACGTTGTTTTGTTTAGAGTCCATGTTTGGAACGTAATCAGTGGCCATTAGACAAGCAAATACTGTCATCACCATTTTCGGTTTAACTTCTGTTATATCTTCTGGCAGTGCGTAAACTCGGGCCCCGCATTTTCGTGCCAATGAAATCGCGTATTTCGCATTATCCAGATTatcctaaaataaatttttttaaaaaataattaattgtctgTTGGTTATTTATGAGGCggcttgataaaaaaaaaaaataattacctctTCATTGTCGCCGGTTTTGACTAATTCGTAATTAACAATTCCGGGCTTGATGGCGTCAATGAGGTCAATGAGTGGTCTGCCGCTGGAAATGGCCTCATCTTGAAAGCTTTTTATGCTGCTGGTTTTACCAGCGGCCTGTAGTTTTGAATTTACCCACTGTACGATTTCTTTCTCGACAGTTTTCCCGGATGTCCCGACGAGACCGGACAGCACTGATAGCGTGTAGCTTCTCATGAGCTGCCAAATCAGGGCAAGAGTCAGCGTGGCATTGCCGTCATTAATGTCCTGGCCGGCGATTCCCACCAGGGAGAAGTTCATCTGCTTGCCCAAGTCAACGGCGTAGTTGCAGTTCTCGAGTTTCTCCATGAACTTCCTCAGTTTTGTGAATTTCTTGTGGACTTTCGGCCACTTTACGGTCCCGGGCTTGATGATGTCGTAGAGCTGGAAGATGACCAACCCGTCGGCGAGGTCTGAGTACAGCCAATTAACATGCGGCGAAACTCCCATTGAATTCATCCAATTTCTGTATGTTTTTTCCTCGCGGGTTTCCTCCAGGGAGCCGAGGTCCTCAATATTCTCGGCGGGTTTGTCTAATCCCGGGTAATTATTGAACATGTTGGCAACAAACGCCAAATTCAATTTGTAGATACCGTTGACGACATCATTGGGAGTAACGAAGGTCCTGCAGCCGAGCTTGCCAGCTTGCTGTAACATTATTTCAGCTCGCGTGATGTGATTAGGCTCCATCAGCGCTTCCAGAGTGACTCCAGCGCTGCTGGGCGCAATTTGCTTTATCAAATAAGTGTAAACCTCGGAGTCGGTTATGTCTGATTGGAAGTTGTTGCACCGACGAGCGACCCCGGCGTTCTCTAGGTGATGGTTAACCCAACGCAGGAGGATCGCTTCGGGGGATAATTTCAAGAGATCTTCTATTTTCTCGCCATGCTGGAGCAGCGTTGCAAGACCAGGACAATTTTCTAGAGTTATTTGATTGAAGAGACCGATGCGGATTATTTGCCAGAGCAGCCCCAGTACCAGGTGATTTCTACCGGCTGTCAAATCGTGGGCGTCGATGTTTACTATGTTACAACCTATTGACTGAGCTGATGACAGTGCCAGAGTTAAATTCTCGtgttttttgtagagcgtcaagttttttttgtttatcgtCCGCTCGTCGATTGTGTCCGGGCACgagtgattaattattttgctaaaaaaaaaaaataattaaataaattaggcAGTCAAAATtacatgatttttttgaaagaaaaataaaattaccagaGTAGAATTCCGTCCTTGACTTTGTCATAGAGAAGCCGGCCTTCAGGATCAATCGGCAGCAAATGTTTGAGGTCGGGATCATTACCCAGGTTAGTATTAATCCAATCGCTGAAGGCTAATTGTTCTTCGAGTCTAACCGAGTGAGTGGTGCCCTCACTAGATGCCTCGGAAATGCCGCCAAGAGTCTCCAGATTCTCTTTCTTGGAGACCACTTGCTTGAACGTCGAGCCGAGCTCGTTGGCCTTGAGCTCCTTGCAGAGCTTCTCGAACTCCTCGAAGGAGAGACGGCCTTTGTGCTGAAACTGCTGCTTGTCATCGTACTCCTCAATCATCTGCCGGACTTTGTAGCCTGGCATTTTGAACCCGCAAATGTCCAGCGCGTTCCTCAGCTCCGTCAGATCGATGAATCCGTCCTTGTTCTCATCAATCTgtcaacaaaaataattcattttagtCACACactcctacaaattatcaaaattaacacCCACTAGTTCAAAGAAACTATGAAAGTCTTCGAAATACTCCTCAATGACATCCCACTTTTTCATATTCAGTATCTCCATACTCGCAATTTCCGCGACGCGctcgattaattaaattcccaGGATACTTTgccaacaaaaaaaactaaatattcaaattcaattagcgCTATTACATAAAGTCCGCAGCAATAAAGACCGTATCACGCCCGACAGATCAATGAGACTAGCGATGCTTATCGTTATCAGATtggatgtaaaaaaaaaatacattcgaGGAATTTTAGCCGGGTTTTATCTAATCGATTATCAATAACGCGCGATGCTC
This genomic interval from Microplitis mediator isolate UGA2020A chromosome 2, iyMicMedi2.1, whole genome shotgun sequence contains the following:
- the LOC130663872 gene encoding plastin-3 isoform X2; translation: MATTIDDRQELLEQFQTIDENKDGFIDLTELRNALDICGFKMPGYKVRQMIEEYDDKQQFQHKGRLSFEEFEKLCKELKANELGSTFKQVVSKKENLETLGGISEASSEGTTHSVRLEEQLAFSDWINTNLGNDPDLKHLLPIDPEGRLLYDKVKDGILLCKIINHSCPDTIDERTINKKNLTLYKKHENLTLALSSAQSIGCNIVNIDAHDLTAGRNHLVLGLLWQIIRIGLFNQITLENCPGLATLLQHGEKIEDLLKLSPEAILLRWVNHHLENAGVARRCNNFQSDITDSEVYTYLIKQIAPSSAGVTLEALMEPNHITRAEIMLQQAGKLGCRTFVTPNDVVNGIYKLNLAFVANMFNNYPGLDKPAENIEDLGSLEETREEKTYRNWMNSMGVSPHVNWLYSDLADGLVIFQLYDIIKPGTVKWPKVHKKFTKLRKFMEKLENCNYAVDLGKQMNFSLVGIAGQDINDGNATLTLALIWQLMRSYTLSVLSGLVGTSGKTVEKEIVQWVNSKLQAAGKTSSIKSFQDEAISSGRPLIDLIDAIKPGIVNYELVKTGDNEEDNLDNAKYAISLARKCGARVYALPEDITEVKPKMVMTVFACLMATDYVPNMDSKQNNVTQNNVNNVNNVNNVNNVNNVNGQS
- the LOC130663872 gene encoding plastin-1 isoform X1 — translated: MEILNMKKWDVIEEYFEDFHSFFELIDENKDGFIDLTELRNALDICGFKMPGYKVRQMIEEYDDKQQFQHKGRLSFEEFEKLCKELKANELGSTFKQVVSKKENLETLGGISEASSEGTTHSVRLEEQLAFSDWINTNLGNDPDLKHLLPIDPEGRLLYDKVKDGILLCKIINHSCPDTIDERTINKKNLTLYKKHENLTLALSSAQSIGCNIVNIDAHDLTAGRNHLVLGLLWQIIRIGLFNQITLENCPGLATLLQHGEKIEDLLKLSPEAILLRWVNHHLENAGVARRCNNFQSDITDSEVYTYLIKQIAPSSAGVTLEALMEPNHITRAEIMLQQAGKLGCRTFVTPNDVVNGIYKLNLAFVANMFNNYPGLDKPAENIEDLGSLEETREEKTYRNWMNSMGVSPHVNWLYSDLADGLVIFQLYDIIKPGTVKWPKVHKKFTKLRKFMEKLENCNYAVDLGKQMNFSLVGIAGQDINDGNATLTLALIWQLMRSYTLSVLSGLVGTSGKTVEKEIVQWVNSKLQAAGKTSSIKSFQDEAISSGRPLIDLIDAIKPGIVNYELVKTGDNEEDNLDNAKYAISLARKCGARVYALPEDITEVKPKMVMTVFACLMATDYVPNMDSKQNNVTQNNVNNVNNVNNVNNVNNVNGQS